A genomic region of Porticoccaceae bacterium LTM1 contains the following coding sequences:
- a CDS encoding S41 family peptidase: MNSTHKLLILTFCLLGSACSNAFDSGRAWEELITTLKSDYAYLDRLNSEFDSLDSQFRTKALATTSKQEFIDVSQSFLRNFRDPHLNLGPMDKDDYIVYPTGSDIYAEVNGNTALVVDIKSGSDAFNNGLRTGMTIKEIDGLNIHEAIEIVTGLSIEKLSLAQKNYALNIALGGKRYQQRSLITATDEGQNHYSLAASYDSINKLNDGPAISFKDINGIGYIRFNNSLGNLETVTEFEEAIQALKKSRAFILDLRNTPSGGNTGVAEPILGYFTDTEKVYQCYQTQTPGHSYTEATLQKAIAKPQAFYIDKPFVVLAGRWTGSMGEGMTIGLDALGAKAVIGSPMADLLGGIKKVELKQSGAWLELRFERLYHINGSFREDFIPDTLLDAADTNTQGKDPALMTAIEILNKH; this comes from the coding sequence ATGAACTCTACTCATAAGCTGCTAATTCTTACTTTCTGCCTGCTAGGATCTGCTTGCAGCAATGCTTTTGATTCTGGTCGTGCCTGGGAAGAATTGATTACCACCCTGAAATCGGACTATGCCTATCTGGACAGATTGAACAGTGAGTTTGACAGCCTTGACTCACAGTTCCGCACTAAAGCACTGGCAACAACATCGAAGCAAGAGTTCATTGACGTCTCCCAATCGTTCTTACGCAATTTTAGGGATCCTCACCTCAACCTTGGCCCCATGGATAAAGATGATTACATCGTCTACCCCACTGGCTCGGATATTTACGCCGAGGTGAACGGCAATACTGCATTAGTCGTTGATATAAAATCCGGTTCAGACGCTTTCAATAATGGGCTACGGACGGGGATGACCATTAAGGAAATTGATGGATTAAATATCCATGAAGCCATTGAAATCGTAACAGGCCTATCCATTGAAAAGCTCTCACTGGCACAAAAAAACTATGCATTGAATATTGCACTGGGTGGCAAACGCTATCAGCAGCGATCACTTATCACTGCAACTGATGAAGGCCAGAACCATTATTCACTGGCTGCCAGTTATGACAGCATCAACAAATTGAACGATGGGCCTGCCATTAGCTTCAAAGACATCAATGGCATTGGCTACATTCGTTTTAATAACTCCCTTGGCAATTTGGAGACGGTGACAGAGTTCGAAGAAGCCATTCAAGCCTTGAAGAAAAGTCGCGCGTTTATTCTGGACCTGAGAAACACCCCAAGTGGCGGTAATACCGGGGTTGCCGAGCCTATTCTTGGCTATTTCACCGATACAGAAAAAGTGTATCAGTGCTACCAGACTCAAACACCCGGCCATTCATACACAGAAGCTACCCTACAGAAAGCTATCGCAAAACCGCAGGCATTTTATATAGATAAGCCTTTTGTCGTACTGGCTGGCCGCTGGACCGGCAGCATGGGTGAAGGCATGACAATAGGACTAGACGCACTGGGTGCTAAAGCTGTTATTGGCTCTCCAATGGCTGATTTATTAGGGGGAATCAAGAAAGTGGAGCTTAAACAGAGTGGCGCTTGGCTGGAGCTTAGATTTGAGCGTTTGTATCACATTAATGGCAGCTTTCGAGAGGATTTCATACCAGACACTTTACTTGACGCTGCAGACACCAATACCCAGGGTAAAGATCCGGCCTTAATGACCGCAATTGAGATACTGAACAAGCATTGA